Proteins found in one Magnolia sinica isolate HGM2019 chromosome 5, MsV1, whole genome shotgun sequence genomic segment:
- the LOC131247198 gene encoding adenylate-forming reductase 03009-like — MENPIRFSSCRGVSFEIHHNQISPFAVPAPPVPERDGRWVWFPWNSGRSSFRVFPTSDAIQRSLSQQSSHFCDLTDDEDDDEDNHIAEEEKENDIEKQKPKQDQDYLKQPSKKEISAVKAKPPTESRLSVILLDQGLFTVYKRLFVICLTLNILGLVLAATGHFPYARRKAALFSIGNILALTLCRSEAFLRLVFWLAVKALGRSWVPLRLKTMTTSFLQCLGGIHSGCGVSSVAWLIYALVLTLKDRENTSDEIVAVASAILSLLCLSSLAAFPLVRHLHHNVFERTHRFAGWTALALLWFFIILTVSYDPISKSYDIRGSRLIKEEEFWFTSAITLLIILPWLMVRRVPVTVTAPSGHASLIKFNGGIPAGILGRISPSPLSEWHAFGIISDGKKDHLMLAGAVGDFTKSLIADPPKHLWVRSLHFAGLPYLVNMYQRVVLVATGSGICVFLSFLLQPCAADVCLVWVAKGVEQNFGKEIKEMVSGFPKEKVIIHDTAVSGRPNVAEMSIDAAKRWKAEVVIVTSNPQGSRDVVNACKGAGIAAFGPIWDS, encoded by the coding sequence ATGGAAAATCCGATAAGGTTTTCGAGCTGCCGGGGAGTCTCTTTCGAGATCCATCACAACCAAATCAGCCCATTTGCAGTCCCAGCCCCGCCAGTGCCAGAGCGAGATGGAAGGTGGGTTTGGTTTCCATGGAACTCGGGGAGGAGCTCTTTCCGAGTATTTCCGACATCAGATGCAATTCAACGTTCCCTAAGTCAACAAAGTAGCCATTTCTGTGATCTCAccgatgatgaagatgatgacgaAGATAACCACATagcagaagaagaaaaagaaaacgacaTCGAGAAACAGAAGCCTAAACAAGACCAAGATTATCTAAAACAGCCCAGCAAGAAAGAAATCTCTGCTGTCAAAGCAAAACCACCGACAGAATCAAGGCTGTCTGTGATACTCCTAGACCAAGGCCTGTTTACAGTCTACAAGCGGCTCTTCGTCATCTGCCTAACGCTGAATATACTAGGCCTGGTTCTTGCCGCCACAGGGCATTTCCCCTACGCGAGGCGGAAGGCAGCCCTCTTCTCTATAGGGAACATACTCGCCCTCACGCTCTGCAGGAGCGAGGCCTTCCTCCGCCTCGTCTTCTGGCTGGCCGTCAAGGCGCTGGGCCGGAGCTGGGTCCCACTCCGTCTCAAGACCATGACCACTTCATTCCTCCAATGCcttggtgggatccacagtggCTGCGGGGTCTCTTCAGTTGCATGGTTGATATACGCTCTCGTCCTCACACTCAAAGATAGAGAAAATACGTCGGATGAGATTGTAGCTGTTGCATCGGCAATCCTATCTCTACTCTGCCTATCTTCCTTGGCTGCATTTCCTCTCGTCCGCCACCTTCACCACAATGTCTTCGAGCGGACCCACCGCTTCGCCGGGTGGACCGCGCTTGCGTTACTGTGGTTCTTCATCATCCTCACCGTCTCCTACGATCCAATCTCCAAGTCCTATGACATCCGTGGCTCTCGgcttataaaagaagaagaattctGGTTCACTTCAGCCATCACTCTTCTAATAATCCTACCTTGGCTAATGGTTAGACGGGTCCCAGTCACTGTCACTGCCCCATCAGGCCATGCCTCTCTGATCAAGTTCAATGGAGGCATACCGGCCGGAATACTGGGCAGGATCAGCCCTTCTCCCTTATCGGAATGGCATGCATTTGGTATCATTTCGGATGGAAAGAAAGACCACTTGATGCTTGCTGGTGCAGTCGGAGACTTCACAAAGTCCCTTATCGCCGACCCACCTAAGCATTTATGGGTCCGGTCATTGCACTTCGCTGGCCTTCCTTATCTTGTGAACATGTACCAAAGGGTGGTATTGGTTGCAACAGGGTCCGGCATCTGTGtctttctctccttcctcttACAACCATGTGCGGCTGATGTGTGCCTGGTCTGGGTGGCGAAAGGGGTCGAACAGAACTTTGGGAAGGAAATCAAGGAGATGGTGAGCGGGTTTCCGAAAGAGAAGGTGATCATCCACGACACGGCAGTCTCCGGCAGGCCGAACGTGGCAGAGATGAGCATCGACGCAGCAAAGAGGTGGAAAGCGGAGGTTGTAATCGTCACCAGCAATCCACAAGGGAGTAGGGACGTCGTGAATGCATGCAAAGGCGCTGGAATAGCTGCCTTTGGGCCCATTTGGGATTCTTAA